In Macrobrachium rosenbergii isolate ZJJX-2024 chromosome 4, ASM4041242v1, whole genome shotgun sequence, one genomic interval encodes:
- the LOC136834373 gene encoding uncharacterized protein, with amino-acid sequence MSMPARTLLGLCFGVLVIMMSVSPAPALTIHPAVLKNFVGPFRKQGEPVLRPTFFDRPRMVGQRLVNRSGQGVNIPAAVRQSDYYGRQLTEGDASIVDGGQEAIYPAAIRGPQSQDEWNRSLRSCKGSGSCSQNMDNTLNLLMRMMETGKR; translated from the exons ATGTCGATGCCAGCGCGCACGTTACTAGGACTGTGCTTCGGAGTCCTGGTCATTATGATGTCCGTGTCGCCTGCTCCAGCGCTCACAATTCACCCAGCAGTGCTTAAGAACTTCGTGG GTCCTTTCCGGAAGCAAGGCGAACCCGTCCTACGGCCTACCTTCTTCGACCGCCCTCGTATGGTTGGCCAGAGGTTGGTCAACAGGTCGGGACAGGGGGTCAACATTCCTGCAGCGGTTCGCCAGTCCGATTATTACGGGCGCCAGCTGACAGAGGGCGATGCCAGCATCGTTGACGGAGGACAAGAAGCCATTTACCCCGCAGCAATCAGAGGCCCTCAATCACAAGATGAATGGAACAGATCCCTAAG GTCTTGCAAAGGATCTGGCTCTTGTTCCCAAAACATGGACAACACTTTGAACCTCTTGATGCGCATGATGGAGACGGGGAAGCGCTAA